A single window of Paenibacillus sp. FSL H8-0537 DNA harbors:
- a CDS encoding aminotransferase class I/II-fold pyridoxal phosphate-dependent enzyme, giving the protein MTTGKWRSNRLDELGSSIFAEVIQWKKQARASGMDVIDLDIGSPDKPPSEAVMQALGAAALRPDQYGYMGTRGSDAFRKTAAEWMAFRFGVQVDADAEMLSLMGSQDGLAHLAMAICNAEDEVLLPNPGYPIYAGSLAIAGVKPIFYPLTAAGGFLPDVEAITEEEWRRARFILLNYPGNPVSAVADMSLFDKVLDKARKYDVLVINDAAYSEMAFDGFEPPSILAAGGAMERAIEIHSLSKSFNMAGCRIGFVTGNREAVGALRELKENIDYGIFAVVQEAGVAALKEAMSKAAPPKVGQLYERRRDVFIDALGARGWQVEKPKATMFIWAALPAMEWTHPDGPWTSRLIARELLEQTGVAVIPGEAFGSEGEGYVRLALVVDEARLLEAAERIGRFIRGEARVQQRSIT; this is encoded by the coding sequence ATGACAACAGGAAAGTGGCGTTCCAATCGGCTGGATGAGCTGGGCTCTTCTATTTTTGCCGAGGTCATTCAGTGGAAGAAGCAGGCTAGAGCTTCAGGCATGGATGTGATTGATTTAGATATCGGCAGTCCGGACAAGCCGCCTTCAGAGGCCGTCATGCAAGCTCTCGGCGCTGCTGCGCTTCGCCCAGATCAATATGGCTATATGGGCACGAGGGGCAGTGATGCTTTTCGCAAAACGGCAGCGGAATGGATGGCATTTCGCTTTGGCGTGCAGGTAGATGCGGATGCGGAAATGCTTTCTTTAATGGGCTCGCAGGATGGACTGGCTCATTTGGCGATGGCGATCTGCAACGCGGAGGACGAGGTTCTGCTGCCGAATCCGGGTTATCCGATTTATGCAGGCTCGCTTGCAATTGCCGGTGTAAAGCCGATTTTTTATCCGCTGACGGCGGCGGGCGGATTCTTGCCTGATGTGGAGGCCATCACGGAAGAGGAGTGGCGGCGTGCCCGGTTTATTTTGCTCAACTATCCAGGGAATCCGGTATCTGCTGTAGCGGATATGTCGCTATTTGACAAGGTGCTGGACAAAGCTCGTAAATATGACGTGCTCGTTATAAACGATGCCGCCTATTCTGAAATGGCGTTTGACGGCTTTGAGCCGCCCAGCATTCTTGCCGCTGGTGGGGCGATGGAGCGCGCAATTGAAATTCATTCCTTATCGAAGAGCTTCAATATGGCTGGCTGCCGCATCGGCTTTGTGACAGGCAATCGGGAAGCGGTTGGCGCGCTGCGCGAACTAAAGGAAAATATTGATTACGGCATCTTTGCCGTCGTGCAGGAGGCGGGCGTTGCGGCGTTGAAAGAAGCGATGTCCAAGGCGGCTCCTCCTAAAGTGGGGCAGCTGTATGAGCGCCGCCGCGATGTTTTCATCGACGCTCTTGGTGCGAGAGGCTGGCAGGTGGAGAAGCCTAAAGCGACGATGTTTATTTGGGCAGCGCTGCCAGCTATGGAGTGGACGCATCCGGATGGGCCTTGGACGTCGCGTCTGATTGCCCGTGAACTGCTCGAACAGACGGGCGTAGCGGTCATTCCAGGCGAAGCATTCGGCAGCGAGGGTGAAGGTTATGTGCGTCTGGCGCTTGTGGTTGATGAGGCGCGGCTGCTTGAGGCAGCGGAGCGCATTGGCCGTTTTATTCGCGGCGAAGCACGTGTGCAGCAACGTTCAATAACATAG
- a CDS encoding Lrp/AsnC family transcriptional regulator: MNELQLKVLELLKEDARRDADLIATLLGAPAEEVKQAIAELEHNHIIVKYATIVNWSKVDDEKVTALIEVQITPERGRGFEGIAERIYLYPEVKSVYLMSGAYDLLVEIEGKNLKEVASFVSNKLSPIDAVLSTKTNFILKKYKQDGIIFEEHEGDDRLMISP, translated from the coding sequence ATGAACGAATTGCAACTCAAAGTATTGGAGCTGCTCAAGGAAGACGCCAGACGTGATGCCGATTTAATCGCCACTTTGCTAGGTGCTCCCGCTGAGGAAGTAAAGCAGGCAATAGCCGAGCTTGAACATAATCATATTATTGTCAAATACGCGACTATCGTGAACTGGAGCAAGGTGGATGACGAGAAGGTAACGGCGCTGATTGAGGTGCAAATTACACCTGAGCGCGGACGCGGCTTCGAAGGCATTGCCGAGCGCATTTACTTATATCCGGAAGTGAAATCCGTTTATTTGATGTCCGGAGCCTATGATCTGCTTGTCGAGATTGAGGGTAAAAACTTGAAGGAGGTTGCCTCCTTCGTATCGAATAAGCTGTCTCCAATCGATGCTGTATTATCGACAAAGACAAACTTTATTTTGAAAAAATATAAACAGGATGGAATTATCTTCGAGGAGCATGAGGGTGACGATCGTTTGATGATTTCGCCGTAA
- a CDS encoding aminotransferase class I/II-fold pyridoxal phosphate-dependent enzyme — MIKEEEELVRTKVKRQAMTDYLTPSVQNIKPSGIRRFFDLVNTRKDVITLGVGEPDFITPWHVREAAVYSLERGKTQYTSNAGLPALREAIGQYLNDQFQTPYDPANEILVTVGGSEAIDLALRALIVPGDEILIPEPCYISYSPITALGGGVPVGIETFAKDKFKLTAESLEAVITPRSKVLILCYPSNPTGGIMTYEDWLPIAKVVEDNDLIVISDEIYAELTYGTKHCSFSAMPGMRDRTILVSGFSKAFAMTGWRLGYACGHPDLIAAMLKIHQYTVMCAPAMAQYAGVEALTRGLEEKDRMVDAYNQRRRLVVKGFRDIGLECHEPEGAFYAFPSVKATGLTSEKFAERLLEEGGVAAVPGDVFGLGGEGHLRCSYATSVSNLAEALDRIGGFVHKLRQG; from the coding sequence ATGATTAAAGAAGAGGAAGAGCTGGTACGGACGAAGGTGAAGCGTCAAGCGATGACCGACTATTTGACCCCTTCTGTCCAAAATATTAAACCATCGGGTATTCGCCGTTTTTTTGATTTGGTTAATACACGTAAAGATGTTATTACTCTTGGCGTTGGCGAGCCGGATTTTATTACGCCATGGCATGTTCGTGAAGCGGCAGTTTATTCGCTGGAACGAGGCAAGACGCAGTATACGTCCAATGCGGGCCTGCCTGCCCTGCGCGAAGCGATCGGCCAATATTTAAATGACCAATTCCAGACGCCGTATGATCCGGCAAATGAAATTCTCGTAACTGTTGGCGGCAGTGAAGCCATTGATTTGGCGCTGCGGGCACTCATTGTGCCAGGTGATGAAATTTTAATTCCTGAACCTTGCTATATTTCCTATTCTCCTATAACTGCGCTGGGCGGCGGTGTTCCCGTTGGCATTGAGACGTTCGCCAAAGACAAATTCAAGCTTACGGCTGAGTCGCTGGAAGCGGTTATTACGCCGCGCTCCAAGGTGCTTATTTTATGTTACCCGAGCAATCCGACTGGCGGCATTATGACTTATGAGGATTGGCTCCCGATTGCCAAGGTGGTCGAGGATAATGATCTGATTGTCATTTCAGATGAAATTTATGCCGAGCTTACTTATGGAACAAAGCATTGCAGCTTCTCGGCGATGCCGGGCATGCGGGATCGTACTATTCTCGTCAGCGGCTTCTCGAAGGCATTTGCGATGACGGGCTGGCGGCTTGGCTATGCTTGCGGACATCCGGATCTCATTGCCGCGATGCTGAAAATTCACCAATATACGGTCATGTGTGCTCCGGCAATGGCACAATATGCTGGTGTAGAAGCGTTGACCAGAGGCTTGGAAGAGAAAGACCGGATGGTTGATGCTTACAATCAGCGTCGCCGCCTTGTTGTGAAGGGCTTCCGTGATATCGGGCTGGAATGCCATGAGCCGGAGGGGGCGTTTTATGCATTTCCTTCAGTTAAGGCGACGGGGCTTACATCCGAAAAATTTGCCGAACGCCTGCTTGAGGAAGGCGGCGTAGCAGCTGTTCCGGGCGATGTGTTTGGCCTTGGCGGCGAAGGGCATTTGCGCTGTTCCTATGCAACCTCTGTTTCGAACTTGGCTGAAGCGCTCGATCGCATTGGCGGCTTTGTCCATAAGCTGAGGCAGGGATAA
- a CDS encoding arsenate reductase family protein, which yields MSANTWQAGTITVYQYPKCGTCRNAVKSLQAKGNQLELKHIVEETPTAEQLKELVKLSGLALKKFFNTSGDVYRELGLKDKLASMSEEEQLALLASNGMLIKRPIATDGTKATVGFKEEQYEQEWNG from the coding sequence ATGAGTGCAAATACATGGCAAGCGGGGACGATAACCGTCTATCAATATCCCAAATGCGGAACATGCCGCAATGCGGTGAAATCACTGCAGGCGAAAGGCAATCAGCTGGAGCTGAAGCATATTGTGGAGGAGACACCTACAGCTGAGCAGCTTAAAGAGCTGGTCAAGCTCAGCGGACTTGCGCTGAAGAAGTTTTTTAACACCTCTGGAGACGTATATCGCGAGCTTGGGCTGAAGGACAAGCTAGCTTCCATGAGCGAGGAGGAGCAGCTTGCTCTGCTGGCTTCAAATGGCATGCTGATTAAACGCCCGATTGCGACAGATGGCACGAAAGCGACGGTTGGCTTTAAAGAAGAGCAATATGAACAGGAATGGAATGGGTGA
- a CDS encoding cob(I)yrinic acid a,c-diamide adenosyltransferase: protein MRLYTRTGDSGETALIGGRVRKDDIRVEAYGTIDELNCFVGQAAAEAAQHEQLAEMAALLVDIQQELFDCGSDLAYARPGAPLKVTPEPAERLEQVIDVYITEAPEITRFILPGGSPLSSLLHVCRTVCRRAERRVVTLAADHPANPEVTKYLNRLSDFFFAAARVANAKLGVPDTEYIRSKEVFRKRKK, encoded by the coding sequence ATGAGATTATATACGCGTACGGGAGATAGTGGAGAAACGGCCTTAATTGGCGGACGTGTCCGCAAGGATGATATTCGGGTAGAAGCCTATGGCACGATTGATGAGCTGAACTGCTTCGTTGGGCAGGCGGCTGCAGAAGCTGCACAGCATGAGCAGCTAGCAGAGATGGCAGCACTGCTGGTCGATATTCAGCAGGAGCTGTTCGATTGCGGATCTGACCTTGCTTATGCGAGGCCGGGAGCACCGCTTAAAGTGACGCCGGAACCGGCAGAGCGGCTGGAGCAGGTTATTGATGTATATATTACGGAGGCGCCGGAAATTACTCGGTTTATTTTGCCTGGGGGAAGTCCGCTGTCGTCACTGCTGCATGTTTGTCGCACCGTTTGCCGCCGGGCCGAGCGCCGTGTCGTGACGCTGGCTGCGGATCATCCAGCTAACCCAGAGGTGACGAAATATTTGAATCGCCTTTCGGATTTCTTTTTTGCAGCCGCGCGTGTAGCGAACGCCAAGCTCGGCGTTCCGGATACCGAATATATTAGAAGCAAGGAAGTGTTCCGGAAACGGAAAAAATAA
- a CDS encoding RluA family pseudouridine synthase, translating into MNTDGIMDMDANYYKPLIVVVRAEDAGKSVRAIVERRLGVSRSLLSRVKLTEHGITVNEQRVYTTATVAEEDIIRIRMEKEISEDILPELIPLQIVFEDEHLLILNKPPGIVVHPTHGHYTGTLANGVVHHWRERGERVRFRPVNRLDEDTSGLVVVAKSPYIHQQLSDQLQADAITKRYAAFVYGVPSEQAGTINEPINRDPDSPHVRIVTPAGYPSVTHYEVAAEYGDGAASLVRLRLETGRTHQIRVHMKYIGCPLIGDAMYGLPPEAEELCAAWEEAAGRQALHAEMLGLTHPMTGQWMEWRAELPEQLKLLEQLLEQK; encoded by the coding sequence ATGAATACCGATGGAATAATGGATATGGATGCTAATTATTATAAGCCGCTGATTGTCGTCGTGAGGGCGGAGGATGCGGGGAAGTCCGTACGCGCCATAGTGGAGCGAAGGCTTGGCGTATCGCGCAGCCTGCTGTCGCGAGTCAAGCTGACGGAACATGGCATTACGGTCAATGAGCAGCGTGTCTATACGACCGCGACTGTTGCGGAAGAGGATATCATTCGCATTCGGATGGAGAAAGAGATATCGGAAGATATTTTGCCGGAGCTAATCCCGCTCCAAATTGTGTTTGAGGATGAGCATTTGCTCATTCTCAATAAGCCGCCGGGCATTGTCGTGCATCCAACGCATGGGCATTACACGGGGACGCTGGCAAATGGCGTTGTGCATCATTGGCGGGAACGTGGCGAAAGGGTGCGCTTCCGCCCGGTAAATCGCTTGGATGAGGATACCTCAGGGCTTGTTGTCGTTGCGAAGAGCCCGTATATTCACCAGCAATTATCCGACCAGCTCCAGGCAGATGCCATTACGAAGCGTTATGCGGCTTTCGTATATGGTGTTCCTTCCGAGCAGGCAGGTACGATTAATGAGCCGATTAACCGTGATCCAGATTCGCCGCATGTCCGGATTGTGACGCCGGCTGGCTATCCCTCGGTCACGCATTATGAGGTTGCGGCGGAGTATGGGGATGGCGCTGCATCCCTTGTTCGTCTGCGGCTGGAAACAGGACGCACGCACCAAATTCGCGTGCATATGAAATATATCGGCTGCCCGTTGATAGGCGATGCCATGTACGGACTGCCGCCAGAAGCGGAGGAACTATGCGCAGCGTGGGAGGAAGCAGCTGGCAGGCAAGCTCTGCATGCGGAGATGCTGGGCCTGACGCACCCGATGACGGGTCAATGGATGGAGTGGCGCGCCGAGCTGCCAGAGCAGCTCAAGCTGCTGGAGCAATTGCTGGAGCAAAAGTAA
- a CDS encoding spore coat protein gives MQQQYAQSFLPEEDLAYTVLSDLKRVTREYATGATEAACPSIRQMFTNLLNSTLKMQGELYQVMQSQNMYSTASPVLRQEIDKQIKEYQQTQQKTSQFLQQRMGSQSQAMHAEYGHMAQQQQQHNQQNSHQPYYM, from the coding sequence ATGCAACAGCAATACGCGCAATCGTTTTTGCCAGAAGAGGATCTGGCCTACACCGTACTTAGTGACTTGAAACGCGTAACCCGTGAATATGCGACGGGGGCCACAGAGGCTGCTTGTCCGTCTATAAGGCAAATGTTTACGAACCTGCTGAACAGCACGCTGAAAATGCAGGGTGAACTGTATCAAGTGATGCAGTCGCAAAACATGTACAGCACGGCATCGCCTGTTCTTAGACAGGAGATCGACAAGCAGATAAAGGAGTATCAGCAAACCCAGCAAAAAACATCGCAATTTTTGCAGCAGCGTATGGGCAGCCAGTCGCAGGCGATGCATGCTGAATACGGCCATATGGCACAGCAGCAGCAACAGCACAACCAGCAAAATTCCCATCAGCCCTACTACATGTAA